A single genomic interval of Mycolicibacterium sp. MU0053 harbors:
- a CDS encoding SDR family NAD(P)-dependent oxidoreductase gives MTSRATYDFSGCTALVTGGTSGIGHAIVTKLRDAGAAVTTTGRKPQAADYGVDLEGMTYHQLELTDRAGIQELSGTFEHLDILVNNAGAIFAGGLDESTPEGFRSTVDLNLFGPFELTTALHDALAKSSAPGGASVVGLSSLSTVRAVPMVPAYGAAKSGLLAMTRNFAMKWGPDNIRVNAVTAGFIDTPMTSPELVPDYIAEQCARTPLGRLGTPEEVADAVIFLCTENSAFITGSVVTVDGGYCVS, from the coding sequence GTGACCTCACGCGCTACCTATGACTTCAGCGGGTGCACCGCGTTGGTGACCGGCGGTACCAGCGGCATCGGTCACGCCATCGTGACCAAGCTCCGCGACGCCGGTGCTGCGGTAACCACCACCGGTCGCAAGCCACAGGCCGCCGACTACGGGGTCGACCTGGAGGGTATGACCTACCATCAGCTCGAACTCACCGACCGCGCCGGGATCCAAGAACTGTCCGGCACATTCGAGCACCTCGACATCCTGGTGAACAACGCCGGAGCGATCTTCGCGGGCGGGCTGGATGAGTCGACGCCCGAGGGCTTCCGGTCCACCGTGGATCTCAATCTGTTCGGCCCCTTCGAACTCACCACCGCGCTGCACGACGCATTGGCCAAGTCGTCCGCGCCTGGCGGCGCCAGCGTCGTCGGTCTGTCCTCGCTGTCCACCGTGCGCGCCGTTCCCATGGTGCCCGCCTACGGCGCGGCGAAGTCAGGTCTCCTGGCGATGACGCGGAACTTCGCGATGAAGTGGGGGCCGGACAACATCCGGGTCAACGCCGTGACCGCCGGATTCATCGACACTCCGATGACCTCCCCGGAACTGGTGCCCGACTACATCGCCGAGCAGTGCGCGCGGACCCCGTTGGGCCGGCTCGGAACACCCGAGGAGGTCGCCGATGCCGTGATCTTTCTGTGCACCGAGAACAGCGCGTTCATCACCGGATCCGTCGTCACCGTCGACGGCGGCTACTGCGTCAGCTGA
- a CDS encoding MBL fold metallo-hydrolase has product MTDDGLHDFAPLHRSRPGVEELAGASATEAQEVAPGIWMSPGLTNSYLLTTGDGRIVVNTGMGFEAPVHKANFDAVDDSPVRYIIYTQGHPDHVGGTDVFREPGTQVVAQANWEMWRDDTDRLLMHRARNTAFAFMDKISATVAGIQQRFGQVLPAQAVPNPDVIVDDILSLEVGSRKMQLIATPGGETTDSMVVWLPDERVCLCSNLFGPVFGHIPNLVTMRGDRYRDALTAVDSYERVRQLQPEALLTGHFEPIRGAARINAELIRLRDAVQYLHDETVAAMNAGDDVRDAMAQIVLPPHLEVGEGYGKVSWNVRAIWETYNGWFHRRSATELYSVGPESVSADVVELAGADALSERADRLLAAGEPLRAIHLGEIVLNADRAHPGARSVVKAAHEALLAQSTNFWESAWLRKQIGELS; this is encoded by the coding sequence ATGACCGACGACGGCCTGCATGACTTCGCACCGCTGCACCGCAGCAGGCCAGGTGTGGAAGAACTGGCCGGTGCCTCGGCAACTGAGGCTCAAGAGGTAGCGCCCGGAATCTGGATGTCGCCGGGGCTGACGAACTCCTATCTGCTCACGACCGGTGACGGCCGGATTGTGGTGAACACCGGCATGGGGTTCGAGGCGCCGGTGCACAAAGCCAACTTCGATGCGGTGGACGACAGCCCGGTCCGTTACATCATCTACACCCAGGGTCATCCCGATCACGTCGGCGGCACTGACGTGTTCCGTGAACCGGGAACACAGGTTGTCGCGCAGGCCAATTGGGAAATGTGGCGCGACGACACCGACCGGCTGTTGATGCACCGGGCCAGAAACACCGCGTTCGCGTTCATGGACAAGATCAGCGCCACGGTCGCCGGCATCCAGCAGCGATTCGGCCAGGTGCTGCCCGCACAAGCGGTCCCGAACCCGGACGTCATTGTCGACGACATCTTGTCGTTGGAGGTCGGCAGCCGGAAGATGCAATTGATCGCCACCCCGGGTGGCGAAACAACTGATTCGATGGTCGTGTGGCTGCCGGACGAGCGGGTTTGCCTGTGTAGCAACCTCTTCGGCCCGGTATTCGGGCACATCCCGAACCTGGTGACCATGCGTGGTGACCGTTATCGTGACGCCCTGACGGCCGTCGACTCCTATGAGCGGGTACGGCAACTGCAACCCGAGGCCTTGCTTACCGGTCACTTCGAGCCGATCCGCGGGGCGGCCCGGATCAACGCCGAGCTGATCCGGCTGCGCGACGCCGTCCAGTACCTGCACGACGAAACCGTCGCGGCGATGAACGCCGGCGATGACGTCCGCGACGCCATGGCACAGATCGTGCTGCCGCCACACCTGGAGGTCGGCGAGGGATACGGGAAGGTCAGCTGGAACGTCCGGGCCATCTGGGAGACCTACAACGGCTGGTTCCACCGCCGCTCCGCCACCGAGTTGTATTCCGTGGGACCGGAATCGGTCAGCGCGGACGTGGTCGAACTGGCCGGCGCTGACGCGCTCAGTGAGCGCGCCGATCGGCTACTCGCCGCCGGTGAGCCCCTGCGCGCCATCCATCTGGGCGAGATCGTCCTCAATGCCGACCGTGCCCACCCCGGCGCTCGATCGGTGGTGAAGGCCGCCCACGAGGCGCTGTTGGCGCAGAGCACCAACTTCTGGGAATCAGCCTGGCTTCGCAAACAGATCGGAGAACTCTCGTGA
- a CDS encoding sulfotransferase family protein produces the protein MTEVYCVDDLRDPQLTDLQRQVLDATEGMEVDFDIDTILDEAVQSSGVRGFDGAGLDGEFRERLAVHFGAIDADNLNSLSRMTLRERSVRLLRNRVLFTDLMRRYPEIEDIEIEKPFIVIGMPRSGTTHFVNLIAADGRRRALPYWESREPFPIHGEAAGPNGIDPRYQRTADEYGFVKEFMPIAMAVHDRYPEAIEEEIELDLDFSNYIVEWYAQVPQWRDYYLGLDQVKHYGYLKNVLKALTFLRGPQTWVLKAPQHCEQIPALLEVFPDATFAFTHRDPVAVIQSTVTLMAYGDRIRREKVDTDWVINYWVDRVERLLGACVRDRDLVPAERSIDISFHHLNGNEIPFLEQLYQRGGVDLPNDTRAAFNQYLSGNPRGKHGRIAYDLEKHFGRSPDEIRSRFDFYFDKFDVRAEPIGGKQR, from the coding sequence ATGACCGAGGTGTACTGTGTCGACGATCTTCGTGATCCCCAGCTGACCGACCTGCAGCGGCAAGTCTTGGACGCCACCGAGGGGATGGAGGTCGACTTCGACATCGACACCATCCTCGATGAGGCTGTCCAGTCTTCCGGGGTACGGGGATTCGACGGTGCAGGCCTCGACGGTGAATTCCGCGAGCGGCTTGCGGTGCACTTCGGAGCCATCGACGCCGACAATCTCAACTCGCTGTCGCGGATGACCCTGCGGGAGAGGTCGGTCCGCTTGTTGCGGAACCGGGTGCTGTTCACCGATCTGATGCGTCGGTATCCCGAGATCGAAGACATCGAAATCGAGAAGCCGTTCATCGTCATCGGCATGCCGCGCTCTGGCACCACGCACTTCGTGAATCTCATTGCCGCCGATGGCCGCCGTCGGGCGTTGCCGTACTGGGAGAGCCGCGAACCGTTCCCGATCCACGGCGAAGCTGCCGGCCCCAACGGCATCGATCCCCGGTACCAGCGCACCGCCGACGAGTACGGCTTCGTCAAGGAATTCATGCCCATTGCGATGGCCGTCCATGACCGGTACCCGGAAGCCATCGAGGAAGAGATCGAACTCGACCTCGACTTTTCCAACTACATCGTGGAGTGGTACGCACAGGTGCCGCAATGGCGGGACTATTACCTCGGGTTGGATCAGGTCAAACACTACGGCTACCTGAAGAATGTGCTCAAGGCTTTGACCTTCCTGCGCGGCCCGCAGACCTGGGTGCTGAAGGCCCCGCAGCACTGTGAGCAGATTCCAGCCTTGCTGGAGGTGTTCCCGGATGCGACCTTCGCGTTCACGCATCGCGACCCTGTGGCCGTCATCCAGTCGACCGTCACGCTGATGGCCTACGGCGATCGGATCCGCCGCGAGAAGGTGGACACCGACTGGGTCATCAACTATTGGGTCGACCGGGTGGAGCGGCTCCTGGGCGCGTGCGTCCGGGACCGCGACCTGGTACCGGCCGAGCGCAGCATCGACATCTCCTTCCATCACCTCAACGGCAACGAGATCCCGTTCCTCGAGCAGCTCTACCAGCGCGGCGGAGTCGACCTGCCGAATGACACCCGGGCCGCGTTCAACCAGTATCTGTCCGGGAATCCGCGCGGCAAGCACGGTCGCATCGCCTACGACCTGGAGAAACACTTCGGCCGCAGTCCCGACGAGATCCGCAGCCGCTTCGATTTCTATTTCGACAAGTTCGACGTTCGCGCCGAACCCATCGGCGGGAAGCAGCGGTGA
- a CDS encoding VOC family protein, whose protein sequence is MRPSPISGPIRQIGYVVPDLESALQSWLAAGVGPWFVLSNLTQRAQYRGSTCEVNCSIALANSGPLQIELIQQHDDTPSVYTEFLADGEGFHQLAYWPEDFDAALDAVEKAGWPVLWRGGEDSGVPYAYVEPPGGPAAVIELMELNDVTRGLAQLVGDAAESWDGSTDPIRAMN, encoded by the coding sequence ATGCGACCATCCCCCATATCGGGACCCATCCGGCAGATCGGCTATGTGGTACCCGATTTGGAATCAGCACTGCAGTCCTGGTTGGCCGCTGGAGTGGGGCCGTGGTTTGTGCTGAGCAACCTGACGCAACGCGCCCAGTACCGCGGCAGCACCTGCGAGGTCAATTGCTCTATCGCACTGGCCAATAGCGGCCCGCTGCAGATTGAGCTGATCCAGCAACACGACGACACCCCCAGCGTCTACACCGAGTTCCTTGCCGACGGGGAGGGCTTTCATCAGCTGGCATATTGGCCCGAGGATTTCGATGCGGCGCTGGACGCCGTGGAGAAGGCCGGCTGGCCGGTCCTCTGGCGGGGTGGCGAGGACAGCGGCGTGCCCTACGCCTACGTCGAACCTCCCGGCGGGCCCGCCGCCGTCATCGAGTTGATGGAACTCAACGACGTCACCCGTGGGCTGGCTCAGCTGGTGGGCGATGCCGCCGAAAGCTGGGACGGCAGCACCGATCCGATCCGGGCGATGAACTGA
- a CDS encoding mycofactocin-coupled SDR family oxidoreductase gives MSRLENKVVMITGAARGQGRSHALHMAAEGADIIALDICADIASNPNHLATDSDLAETGRLVEAAGRRVITAKVDVRDRSELAAALGSAVAEFGGLDVIVANAGISAFGPTVPVQGFVDAFDVDFVGVVNTVSVGLPHLKPGASIVVTGSIAALASQVTRSDGLGLQGPGAAGYGLAKSMLCDYTKSLALVLGEQRIRVNAVHPTNVDTDMLHIDSIYRAFRPDLENPTRSDAEVGFTFIHAIPVPYVDPADISHAVVYLASDESRYVTGQQLFVDAGAAVKAGM, from the coding sequence ATGAGCCGACTCGAGAACAAGGTGGTCATGATCACCGGCGCTGCCCGCGGACAAGGTCGCAGTCACGCACTGCACATGGCCGCCGAGGGTGCCGACATCATCGCGCTCGACATCTGTGCCGACATCGCCAGCAACCCCAACCACTTGGCCACCGACTCCGATCTGGCGGAGACCGGACGTTTGGTCGAGGCGGCGGGAAGGCGTGTCATCACCGCCAAAGTCGACGTACGCGACCGGTCCGAGCTGGCGGCTGCGCTGGGTTCCGCCGTTGCCGAGTTCGGCGGACTCGACGTCATCGTGGCGAACGCCGGCATCTCTGCGTTCGGTCCGACGGTACCCGTGCAAGGCTTCGTCGATGCATTCGATGTCGACTTCGTCGGCGTCGTCAACACGGTGAGCGTCGGGCTGCCGCATCTGAAGCCGGGCGCATCGATCGTTGTCACCGGATCAATTGCGGCGCTGGCATCGCAGGTGACCCGCAGCGATGGGTTGGGACTGCAGGGGCCGGGCGCAGCCGGCTACGGACTGGCCAAGAGCATGCTGTGCGACTACACCAAGTCCCTGGCCCTGGTACTGGGCGAGCAGCGGATTCGCGTCAACGCGGTGCATCCCACCAACGTCGACACCGACATGCTTCACATCGATTCGATCTACCGGGCATTCCGTCCCGACCTGGAGAATCCCACCCGCTCCGATGCCGAGGTCGGGTTCACCTTCATCCATGCCATCCCGGTTCCCTACGTCGATCCCGCCGACATTTCCCACGCGGTCGTGTACCTGGCCTCCGACGAATCCCGCTACGTGACCGGGCAGCAATTGTTCGTCGATGCCGGCGCCGCCGTCAAGGCCGGGATGTGA
- a CDS encoding SDR family NAD(P)-dependent oxidoreductase produces MQTGLEHRTVLVTGGNANIGRGIALAFAAESANVVIVGRDHDQGAKVCTAARAAGANAALWQHCDVTDHLAVMEMVAAVQDRFGGVDVLVNGVGGNVGMDEFAKSAPETWRQDIDLNIMSTLNCTHAVLPSMIARQHGRVINIGSTSGIVGDPLLAVYSAMKGAVHSFTTVLAKEVGRYGVTVNAIAPYSTFPDGDDAVSSGSRWHPDGVFARLMVDRAAELTSIGRRTVLARQFAYPSEVGAAAVYLASDAAAFVTAQVLSVDGGTQIA; encoded by the coding sequence ATGCAGACAGGCTTGGAACACCGGACCGTGCTGGTCACTGGCGGCAACGCCAACATCGGCCGCGGCATCGCGCTGGCTTTCGCCGCGGAAAGCGCCAATGTTGTCATCGTGGGTCGAGATCATGACCAGGGCGCCAAGGTCTGCACCGCGGCCCGGGCGGCCGGCGCGAATGCGGCGCTCTGGCAACACTGCGACGTCACCGACCATTTGGCGGTCATGGAAATGGTTGCCGCCGTGCAGGACCGGTTCGGCGGGGTCGACGTGCTCGTCAATGGGGTCGGCGGCAATGTGGGCATGGATGAGTTCGCCAAGTCCGCGCCCGAGACCTGGCGTCAGGACATCGATCTGAACATCATGTCGACCCTCAACTGCACGCACGCCGTACTACCTTCGATGATTGCCCGGCAACACGGTCGCGTCATCAACATCGGATCGACCTCGGGGATTGTCGGGGACCCGCTGCTTGCGGTGTACTCGGCGATGAAGGGCGCGGTGCACTCCTTCACCACGGTTTTGGCCAAAGAGGTCGGCCGATACGGCGTCACCGTCAACGCGATCGCACCCTACTCCACCTTCCCCGACGGGGACGATGCCGTCAGTTCTGGCAGTCGGTGGCACCCCGACGGTGTGTTCGCGCGACTCATGGTCGATCGCGCGGCCGAACTGACCTCGATCGGGCGCCGCACGGTGCTGGCGCGCCAGTTCGCCTACCCCAGCGAGGTCGGCGCGGCTGCCGTCTACCTGGCCTCGGATGCCGCCGCTTTCGTGACTGCTCAAGTGCTGTCCGTCGACGGCGGAACACAAATTGCTTAA
- a CDS encoding aromatic ring-hydroxylating oxygenase subunit alpha, with amino-acid sequence MTTETVLARPETHGLGTDPIPTGPYYRPEYFEAEREAVFKQTWLEIGHICELSEPNSYIVRDLEVANTTVLITRAKDGEIRAFHNVCTHRATQLVLDRGGQRSSFSCQYHGWNFTPDGRLRSAPDFGNFYIDKAQCGLPKISVDVCAGLIFINLDPEPKQTLREFLGPMAAKLELLPVAQATTFTEYVYEIDANWKLTFDNFQENYHLRFIHPRSGGNGPTGPENPFGYPTNIGFSGPHRYQTVWTNPEFTPAEVQGIALMKQLEGAMSRQLEFNMDYLVLFPNFFIFGMAIQHFSHVVYPISATKSRGVVRLYWVGDDVNASERFAREYAACTTLDIHSEDREVIEAGQRGISSGALSHIHFQAQEVLLRHLFQQVDAAVSAHQAGVAR; translated from the coding sequence ATGACAACGGAAACCGTCTTAGCCCGCCCAGAGACCCACGGCCTGGGCACCGACCCGATACCGACCGGGCCGTACTACCGGCCGGAGTACTTCGAGGCCGAGCGTGAGGCCGTGTTCAAGCAGACCTGGCTCGAGATCGGCCATATCTGCGAACTTTCCGAGCCCAACAGCTATATCGTGCGCGACCTGGAGGTGGCGAACACCACGGTACTGATCACCCGGGCCAAGGACGGCGAGATCCGCGCGTTCCACAACGTGTGTACCCACCGCGCCACCCAGCTGGTCCTCGACCGGGGCGGGCAACGGTCGTCATTCAGCTGCCAGTACCACGGTTGGAACTTCACCCCGGACGGCCGACTGCGGTCCGCACCGGATTTCGGGAACTTCTATATCGACAAGGCCCAGTGTGGATTGCCGAAGATTTCGGTCGATGTCTGCGCCGGGTTGATCTTCATCAACCTGGATCCCGAACCGAAGCAAACCCTGCGCGAGTTCCTGGGGCCGATGGCAGCCAAGCTCGAGTTGCTGCCGGTGGCTCAGGCGACGACCTTCACCGAGTACGTCTACGAGATCGACGCGAACTGGAAGCTCACCTTCGACAACTTTCAGGAGAACTACCACCTGCGGTTCATCCATCCCCGCAGCGGCGGCAACGGACCCACCGGACCGGAAAACCCATTCGGCTACCCCACCAACATCGGGTTCTCCGGCCCCCACCGCTACCAAACCGTCTGGACCAACCCCGAATTCACGCCGGCCGAGGTGCAGGGCATTGCGCTGATGAAACAGCTGGAGGGGGCGATGTCCAGGCAGTTGGAATTCAACATGGACTATCTGGTGCTGTTTCCGAACTTCTTCATCTTCGGGATGGCCATCCAGCACTTCTCCCACGTGGTCTACCCGATCTCGGCGACCAAGTCACGCGGTGTCGTGCGGCTGTACTGGGTGGGTGATGACGTGAATGCCAGCGAACGCTTCGCCCGTGAATACGCCGCCTGCACGACCCTGGATATTCATTCCGAGGACCGGGAGGTCATCGAAGCGGGCCAACGCGGCATCAGCAGTGGCGCATTGAGCCACATTCACTTTCAGGCTCAGGAGGTGCTACTGCGGCATCTCTTCCAGCAGGTCGACGCTGCGGTGTCGGCACATCAGGCGGGGGTGGCACGGTGA
- a CDS encoding MCE family protein → MTVHNRSHRGFRLRAAALIAGSVVVATTGCAFQGLNSLPLPGTVGGGKHATSYHIEFANIGALESNSPVMVDDVVVGHVGKMSFSNWHIDVEISVHADAVVPANALASIGQTSLLGSMHVALDPPIGQAPNGRLPADATIPLDKSMIFPSTEQTLSALSAVVNGGGLGRIGNIIHNFNAALSGRESDVRDLLNRLDRFVEVLDTQRANIVASIDEMKDLAVVFADQSQVISAALREIPQAFDVLITEQPRITHALKKLHAFSDSSTRLVHDTQTDLVTNLDNLGPTLRALADVGDGLDRALAYLTVYPYGQNLIDRAVRGDYMNLFEIIDLTVPRLKRTTMLGTRWEDPNAPLVPAPGEPAYLNFIADPLRSMTDAAAGTPTGPDQGPASQPAPSSAPAPAAGPPLIFAGPYGPPAGGG, encoded by the coding sequence ATGACGGTCCATAACCGGTCACACCGCGGATTTCGGCTACGCGCCGCGGCGCTGATCGCCGGGAGCGTGGTGGTGGCCACGACAGGTTGCGCATTTCAAGGCTTGAACTCCCTGCCGTTGCCCGGCACTGTCGGCGGGGGCAAGCACGCGACGAGCTACCACATCGAATTCGCGAATATCGGTGCTTTGGAATCGAATTCGCCGGTCATGGTCGATGACGTGGTGGTGGGACACGTCGGAAAGATGTCCTTCTCGAACTGGCACATCGATGTCGAGATTTCGGTACACGCCGATGCGGTGGTCCCGGCCAATGCACTGGCCAGCATCGGGCAGACAAGCCTACTCGGATCCATGCACGTGGCGCTCGACCCACCCATCGGCCAGGCGCCCAACGGTCGGCTACCCGCCGATGCGACGATCCCGCTGGACAAGTCGATGATCTTCCCGTCCACCGAGCAGACCCTGTCGGCACTGTCGGCCGTGGTGAATGGCGGCGGGCTGGGCCGAATCGGCAACATAATCCACAACTTCAACGCCGCGCTATCCGGTCGCGAAAGCGACGTGCGTGACCTGTTGAACCGGCTGGATCGCTTCGTCGAGGTGCTTGACACCCAGCGTGCGAACATTGTCGCCTCGATCGACGAAATGAAAGATCTTGCCGTCGTCTTCGCCGATCAGAGCCAGGTGATCTCGGCTGCGCTGCGCGAGATCCCGCAAGCCTTCGACGTATTGATCACCGAACAACCACGCATCACCCACGCCCTGAAGAAGCTGCACGCATTCAGTGACAGCTCCACTCGCCTGGTCCACGACACCCAGACCGATCTGGTGACCAACCTGGACAATCTCGGGCCGACGTTGCGCGCACTCGCCGACGTCGGCGACGGGTTGGACCGCGCACTGGCCTACCTCACGGTCTATCCCTATGGACAAAACCTGATCGACCGGGCGGTGCGCGGCGACTACATGAACCTCTTCGAGATCATCGATCTCACCGTTCCGCGGCTCAAGCGAACGACGATGTTGGGGACACGCTGGGAAGACCCCAACGCCCCCTTGGTGCCGGCACCGGGAGAGCCCGCCTATCTGAATTTCATCGCCGATCCGCTGCGGAGCATGACCGACGCCGCGGCCGGGACGCCGACCGGCCCCGACCAGGGCCCGGCATCTCAGCCGGCCCCGTCATCAGCCCCCGCCCCCGCCGCCGGACCGCCCCTGATCTTCGCCGGACCCTACGGCCCACCCGCGGGAGGCGGCTGA
- a CDS encoding MCE family protein — translation MLTPLIRLQLILFTIASVIGMPLMATHYLQLPTLLGIGRITVKLQLPAAGGLYRFSNVTYRGVQVGQVNSIDVRDGKYVEATLSLDTRPRIPTDLIAHVRSMSAVGEQYVDLQPRNESPPYLVNGSVIPAGKTTIPQQVGPMMNQVSTLLDSIPQDKLSTIIDESFDAFNGSDFAFGSLLDSVAKLSTDLNSVANEAATLITDARPLLEGQAQSSDALRTWIRSLGGVTEQVRHNDQHVRTLLQQGPPAADEVSRLLADVRPTLPVLLANLTTVGQVAVTYNASLEQLLVLLPPNVAAVQGVAPNKNATGIALGDFAMTMSDPPPCTVGFLPPSSWRSPQDQSVIDTPDGIYCKLPHDSPIAVRGARNYPCMEHPGKRAPTVELCNSPEGFMPLAQRQHILGPYPVDPNLLGQGVPPDSRADPDEGIFGPLEGTPRPADTGPPAPLPPPAAPAGYDDSAPVNVQTAQYNPHTGAYMADDGRIYSQSNLAESSTSGGWTDLVMPNP, via the coding sequence ATGCTCACACCGCTGATCCGTCTTCAGCTGATCCTGTTCACGATTGCCTCGGTGATCGGAATGCCCCTGATGGCCACGCATTACCTGCAACTGCCGACCCTCCTCGGCATCGGGAGAATCACGGTCAAACTGCAGTTGCCGGCAGCCGGCGGCCTGTACCGCTTCAGCAATGTCACCTACCGAGGCGTGCAGGTCGGGCAGGTCAACTCCATCGATGTGCGGGACGGGAAATATGTAGAAGCCACCCTCTCGCTGGACACCCGGCCCCGCATCCCTACTGATCTCATCGCGCATGTTCGCAGCATGTCGGCCGTCGGCGAACAATACGTCGATCTGCAACCCCGCAATGAATCACCACCATATTTGGTGAACGGGTCGGTCATCCCGGCGGGGAAGACAACCATTCCGCAGCAGGTGGGGCCGATGATGAACCAGGTCAGTACGCTGCTGGACAGCATTCCGCAGGACAAGCTGAGCACGATCATCGATGAGTCGTTCGACGCCTTCAACGGATCAGACTTCGCGTTCGGCTCGCTCCTGGACTCCGTCGCCAAACTGAGCACGGACCTCAACAGCGTGGCCAACGAGGCCGCCACCCTGATCACCGATGCCAGGCCCCTGCTGGAAGGCCAAGCACAGAGCAGCGACGCGCTACGGACCTGGATCCGCAGTCTCGGCGGCGTCACCGAGCAAGTGCGGCACAACGATCAGCACGTTCGCACCCTGCTGCAGCAAGGCCCGCCCGCCGCGGACGAGGTATCCCGATTGCTGGCCGACGTGCGCCCGACGCTGCCTGTGCTCCTGGCGAACCTGACCACCGTCGGCCAGGTTGCCGTGACATACAACGCGTCACTCGAGCAGCTACTGGTGCTCCTTCCTCCCAATGTGGCTGCGGTACAGGGCGTTGCACCCAACAAGAACGCCACCGGAATCGCCCTGGGAGATTTCGCCATGACGATGTCCGATCCGCCCCCGTGTACGGTCGGTTTCCTACCCCCGTCATCATGGCGATCACCGCAGGACCAATCGGTGATCGATACGCCCGACGGGATCTACTGCAAGCTCCCGCACGACTCCCCGATCGCAGTCCGCGGGGCGCGCAACTACCCGTGCATGGAGCACCCCGGTAAACGTGCCCCGACGGTGGAACTGTGCAACAGTCCGGAGGGCTTCATGCCGCTGGCCCAACGGCAGCACATACTCGGCCCCTACCCGGTCGACCCGAATCTCCTCGGCCAAGGCGTACCACCGGACAGCAGGGCGGACCCGGACGAGGGCATCTTCGGCCCGTTGGAAGGGACCCCGCGGCCGGCGGACACCGGACCTCCTGCACCACTGCCACCACCCGCGGCGCCCGCGGGCTACGACGATTCGGCGCCGGTCAATGTACAGACAGCGCAATACAATCCACATACCGGGGCATACATGGCCGATGACGGCCGCATCTACTCCCAGTCGAATCTCGCCGAGTCGTCGACGAGCGGCGGTTGGACAGACCTGGTGATGCCGAACCCCTGA
- a CDS encoding sugar phosphate isomerase/epimerase family protein has product MNRLAIEYLSVFGLSPTEFVDVAAELGCGYISMGLTGIHLESLGYPHYSLREDAALRREFRAALTDRGVAISLGEGFLIAPGTDWNAYASDLDVMAELGAAQINTLGLDPDRNRTFDQFARLTEFATDRGMRTTVEMMPGTVVGDLDAAAAAVAHVGQADFRLLIDTMHLARAGADADDIRRLDPATIGYAQLSDSPIITDMAAYIEAATFERMVPGTGALPLAEILQALPQEIHIGLEVPMRSLAEAGVGPLERLRPCVEAAHALIPA; this is encoded by the coding sequence ATGAATCGACTCGCAATTGAGTACCTGAGCGTCTTCGGACTCTCCCCCACCGAATTCGTGGACGTGGCAGCCGAACTCGGGTGTGGGTACATCTCGATGGGTCTGACCGGGATACACCTGGAGTCCCTGGGCTACCCGCACTATTCACTGCGCGAGGACGCCGCCCTGCGCCGGGAGTTTCGCGCGGCGTTGACAGACCGTGGCGTCGCGATCTCCCTGGGCGAGGGTTTCCTCATTGCGCCGGGCACCGATTGGAACGCCTACGCCTCCGATCTTGACGTGATGGCGGAACTCGGCGCCGCCCAGATCAACACCCTCGGCTTGGATCCGGATCGAAACCGCACCTTCGACCAGTTCGCGAGGCTCACGGAGTTCGCCACCGACCGCGGTATGCGGACCACGGTAGAGATGATGCCCGGCACCGTGGTGGGTGACCTGGATGCGGCAGCGGCCGCGGTGGCCCACGTCGGACAGGCGGACTTCCGATTGCTCATCGACACCATGCACCTTGCACGCGCAGGCGCGGACGCTGACGACATCCGGCGGCTGGATCCGGCCACGATCGGTTATGCGCAACTGAGCGACAGTCCCATCATCACCGATATGGCGGCCTACATCGAGGCCGCAACTTTCGAGCGCATGGTCCCCGGCACCGGAGCCTTACCTTTGGCGGAGATCCTCCAGGCGCTACCCCAAGAGATTCACATCGGGCTCGAGGTTCCCATGCGATCGCTCGCCGAGGCGGGCGTTGGGCCGCTCGAGCGGCTCCGCCCCTGTGTGGAGGCCGCCCACGCCCTCATCCCGGCGTAG